One Acidobacteriota bacterium genomic window, GGAGTCGCCCTTGGGATCCGAATCGGGACCATTGCCGTTGTCGACGGTGACGTCGCCGTTCAAGACCGTGTCCTCGTCGGTGGCGACGTCGTCATCGACCGCCGTCGGGCAATCGTTGACGCCATCGACGGTGATCGTGACATCGGCCGAGTCGGGACAACCCTGGGGATCTTCGATGGTGTAGGCGAAGCCGTCCGTTGCCGCCTCGCCGGGCGCCAGAGGATCGAAGACGCCGTTCGGATCGTAGTCGAAGGTGCCGTTGGCGTTGACCGTCAGCAAGGCGCCCGAACCCAGCGTAATCTGGGTGCCGACGCTCGCCGCCACACCGTCGACGGCGGTCACCGTCAGGCTGTCGCCCTCGGGATCGGAATCGGCGCCGGAGCCGTTGTCGGCCAGCACGTCGCCGGCGAGGGTCGCCGAGGACACCACCGAGAGGGCGTCGTCTTGGGCTTCGGGACAATCATTGAGCACCGCATCGATGCGGAAGAACACCAGCCCCGGCTGGGCCTCGTCGGAGGCGCCGAAAAGGGCCACCAGGTCGGCATCGACGGGGGCATCGCCGGTGCCGTCGTTGCCCAGCGGCACCACCGCCGCCCACTCGCTGATGTCGCCATCGGGAAGGAACAGCCCCCCACCGGCCCAGACCGAACCGACCGCCGCGGTCAGCAACACCGCCGCCACCACCATCGCCAGCGTCGAGGGATGGCGTCGCAGCACGTAGAGGGCCATCGCCGCCAGGAAGAAGGCGAGCAGCATCAAGCCCCACTGGGAAACCGTCGGAATCTCGAGCACCGAGACTCCACCGACCTCGAGCAAGGGGAGATCGAGCAACGCGTCCTCACCGCCGCCGGTGTCCTCGCGGCTGATCACCGCCACCCGTATGAACCGCTGACTCGCCGGCAGTTGGAGGGGCAAGTAGGTCTCGATCGCATCCGATCCCGCGACGCCGAGACCGACCCCGACATCCCATGGCGGTGCGAAGGGCGCGTCGACCACCATCGCCGGACCGAAGGTCCCGCTGCCGCTGTCGCAGTCGCGACGCACCACGGAAATCACACTCGGGGTGGTCGAGACGTTCTCTACGGTGGTGATGAGCACGGCCTCGACGCCCTCGAAGGGGCCGTCCGCCGTCGCCACCGTGCAGCCCGTCGTCGCTTGCGCATCGAGGTCGAGCAAGAGCTCGAGCTCACTCATCGAGGCAACGGCAGGAGCTGCCAACAGGCAGGCCAGAACAGCGATCACCAACGTCCAACGGTTCGTGGTCGGGCGCATCATCAAGACTCCTCCCCCAAGAGGAACGACCGGCAGGACCGGCTCGTCAATCGATCATTTTTTCAATTCAAGTCGAAGACCCGAATTCAAGGATACCGCCCCGCGGCGGTTCCTCGTCCTATTTGGCCGTGTTTCCATGGCCGAGAAACGTTTCGTCGTTGAATTCTGCAGCCTTCGAGGGCCAGGACGGGCGCTTCCTGGTAGGATTTGAGGCGTCACCGGGCGGCCTTCGCCGCCTTCCCATTCCCCCTCGAGGAGTCTTCCCAATGAATCGCGCCACTGGACTCACGCTCCTTCTCATCCTGCTCATCGCCACCCCGGCCTTCGCCCAGGACGGCTTCCATCGCGCTCAGCAAAGCGACTTCGAACGCGCTTCGGACAAGCTGGTCCAGCTCGCCGAAGCGATGCCGGCCGATAAGTACGACTGGCGCCCCGCCGAGGGCATTCGCTCGGTGAGCGAGAACTTCATGCATGTCGCCGAGGTCAACTTCATCCTCGGTGCCTCTCTCGGCGCCGCACCGGCGAAGGACGCCAGCGACCTCGAGAGCATCACCGACAAGGACAAGGTGGTCACCGAGCTCAAGCGCTCCATCGCCTACGCCCAAGAGGCCTTCGAAGAGGCGGTGGGCGGTGACATGGACCGCGAGCTGCCCTTCTTCGGTGGCAAGCGCAGCGCCTGGAGCATCATGCTGGTCATCAACGGTCACGCCCACGAGCACCTCGGCCAGGCCATCGCCTACGCGCGCTCGAATGGCGTCAAGCCGCCCTGGAGCCGTTAGTTCGAAGGCGCTGCGCGACTTCGAACTAACGACCGGTTTTCTTTTCAGGGGGGCTGGCGCGGCGCCGCCCAGGCCCCCCCCTCGAGCGCACGCACATGTCGTGCGCTCTCACCCCCGTCCTCGGCGGCTTTCGCCGCCGCCTCGCGCTTCGCGCTCGGGGGCCGCGTGCTGACGAGCACACGGCTGCTTGCTAATCGCCAGTAGGGCTCGCCCAGGTGATTCAGCGATGCGAGCTTGGGGTTTTGCGGGACGGAGAATTGGAGTTTTTGATGCTTGCACGGACTTTCATCGTTGGCGGCCTCGTGTTCTTCCTTGCTGGCTCCGTTGCGAGCGAGCCATCCACCTCCCTCGGGGACTCGAAGATCAGCGCCCGCCTGGCGGCGGAGCTGGATAGCTCGG contains:
- a CDS encoding DinB family protein, which produces MNRATGLTLLLILLIATPAFAQDGFHRAQQSDFERASDKLVQLAEAMPADKYDWRPAEGIRSVSENFMHVAEVNFILGASLGAAPAKDASDLESITDKDKVVTELKRSIAYAQEAFEEAVGGDMDRELPFFGGKRSAWSIMLVINGHAHEHLGQAIAYARSNGVKPPWSR